Proteins encoded in a region of the Inquilinus sp. KBS0705 genome:
- a CDS encoding outer membrane beta-barrel protein, which yields MKLVYFLFAAALLVSTGSYAQTGRDVSGTIKDSTGVTLPGSLVRILTGKDSLSTSTDAAGRFSFPGVTVNQFSLVIQSIGYQPLKRRFVLDNATTPVVLNPIILKAETRMLAGVTITDVNPVKLKEDTVEFNAAAYKVRDGAPVEDVIRKLPGVDVDKDGNVTAQGKSVTKVRVNGKDFFGGDLKTATKNLPADIVQNIQVIDDYGDQANITGVKTGEPEKVLNITIKESKNYGYFGQASVGEGQDMIPGIDQSKEGNRYVAQGNLFSFSGSRQIAVLGNLNNTNTNLFNFGGPGGRGGGGGGPGGPPGGNANSGNGITTARSLGFNYRDQWGKKITAYGSYSFANNTVNTTSTTIQNNLSASNPSVNNQSSVQETDNLNHRFNFNIEYKPDTVNYFKITPSYSYAGVTTNQNAANTLMNASGLVSDYTFLSYLHSTSPNYGANVLYNHRFATKGRNFSVNVGAGSYSINQYQNPVYTYIEGAANAPLSQYISTASRTDSVGTSLSYLEPLSKKSYLEVTYGYKYSYTSADRATDTLSNSGDRVRYDLLSNNYSYSFITNRFGLNYRFIDKKYNYTLGVMAQPSTLDGSGTNPVNTFNIAPTARFIYNFSRNQSLSVNYNGTSAQPTYTQLQPVTDFSNASYPVQGNPDLTPEFNNVLSIRYNKFDFASGNVFFSNLSFTQSQNKVVANTITYPRVYAPDPKLAGTILTQYQNADGYYAANGFYVFAKPWAKRKYNLFFIGNVTYANNISYVGSVDADTYALTTEKNISKNLVLSQGVRFRVNVADVIDAEASTTYAVNRSNNSVETANINSKFSTLNLGLNGKNYFFKDWTFSYDFTKQIYYGYQGATNPNILNTYIERRFLKNNVGTLRFAVNDVFNENTGYTTTQSGSYITQTNANRLGRYFLATFTLRLQKFAGKRPTPGGPGGGPGMGGPPGGGPPPF from the coding sequence ATGAAACTCGTATACTTTTTATTTGCCGCTGCTTTGCTTGTCTCTACAGGCAGTTACGCACAAACCGGCCGCGATGTTAGCGGAACCATTAAAGATTCTACCGGTGTTACCCTGCCGGGCAGCCTGGTGCGCATACTAACCGGAAAGGATAGCCTAAGTACCAGCACCGATGCTGCCGGCCGTTTTAGCTTCCCGGGGGTAACCGTTAACCAGTTTAGCCTGGTGATACAATCAATAGGTTACCAGCCCTTAAAGCGCCGTTTTGTGTTAGATAACGCAACTACACCTGTTGTACTTAACCCTATTATACTAAAAGCCGAAACCCGCATGCTGGCCGGTGTTACCATTACCGATGTAAACCCTGTTAAGCTAAAGGAAGACACGGTAGAATTTAACGCTGCCGCCTACAAAGTACGCGATGGCGCTCCGGTTGAAGATGTGATACGCAAGCTCCCCGGCGTTGATGTGGATAAGGATGGCAACGTAACCGCGCAGGGCAAAAGCGTTACCAAGGTGCGCGTTAACGGTAAAGATTTTTTTGGCGGCGACCTTAAAACCGCTACCAAAAACCTGCCTGCCGACATTGTACAAAACATACAGGTAATTGATGATTACGGCGACCAGGCCAACATTACCGGCGTTAAAACCGGCGAGCCCGAAAAGGTGCTTAACATCACCATAAAAGAAAGTAAGAATTACGGTTATTTTGGCCAGGCCAGCGTTGGCGAGGGCCAGGATATGATACCGGGGATAGACCAAAGCAAAGAGGGTAACCGCTACGTAGCACAGGGCAACTTGTTTAGCTTTAGCGGCAGCCGACAAATAGCCGTGTTAGGTAATTTAAATAACACCAATACCAACCTGTTTAACTTTGGCGGCCCCGGTGGCCGTGGGGGCGGTGGTGGCGGCCCGGGCGGCCCTCCGGGAGGTAATGCCAACAGTGGCAACGGTATAACTACAGCCCGTTCATTAGGTTTTAACTACCGCGACCAGTGGGGTAAAAAAATAACCGCTTATGGTAGCTACAGCTTTGCCAACAATACGGTAAACACTACCAGTACTACTATACAAAACAACCTATCGGCAAGTAACCCAAGCGTTAATAACCAAAGCAGCGTACAGGAGACCGACAACCTGAACCACCGTTTTAATTTTAATATCGAGTACAAGCCCGATACGGTTAACTACTTTAAAATTACACCTTCATATTCATATGCTGGTGTTACCACCAACCAAAACGCGGCCAATACGCTGATGAACGCGTCAGGTTTAGTGTCCGATTATACTTTTCTGTCGTACCTGCACTCTACATCGCCAAACTATGGTGCCAACGTGTTGTATAACCACCGTTTTGCAACCAAAGGCCGCAATTTTAGTGTTAATGTTGGCGCAGGCTCGTATAGTATCAACCAGTATCAAAACCCGGTTTATACTTATATAGAGGGTGCGGCCAACGCACCGCTAAGCCAATATATTAGTACCGCCAGCCGTACCGATAGCGTGGGTACCAGCCTGTCGTACCTGGAACCGCTGAGCAAAAAATCATACCTGGAAGTTACCTACGGCTACAAATACTCGTATACCAGCGCCGACAGGGCTACCGATACGCTAAGCAACAGCGGTGACCGTGTGCGTTACGATTTGCTGAGCAATAACTATAGCTACAGCTTTATCACCAATAGGTTTGGCCTAAACTATCGCTTTATCGATAAAAAATATAACTACACCCTGGGCGTTATGGCACAGCCATCAACCTTAGATGGTAGCGGCACCAACCCGGTTAATACATTTAATATTGCGCCGACGGCCAGGTTTATTTATAACTTCTCGCGTAACCAATCGTTAAGTGTTAATTACAACGGCACCAGCGCGCAACCCACTTATACCCAGTTGCAGCCTGTTACCGATTTTTCGAACGCGTCGTACCCGGTACAGGGTAACCCCGACCTGACACCGGAATTTAACAACGTGCTATCTATCCGTTATAATAAATTCGATTTTGCTTCGGGGAACGTGTTTTTTAGTAACCTGTCCTTCACACAGTCGCAAAATAAGGTAGTGGCTAATACTATAACTTACCCAAGAGTGTATGCGCCCGACCCTAAACTGGCCGGTACCATTTTAACCCAATACCAAAATGCCGATGGCTATTATGCGGCAAATGGGTTTTATGTGTTTGCCAAGCCCTGGGCCAAGCGCAAGTATAACCTGTTTTTTATAGGTAACGTAACCTATGCCAACAACATATCGTACGTGGGCAGTGTAGATGCCGATACCTACGCGTTAACTACCGAAAAAAATATCTCCAAAAACCTGGTGCTATCGCAAGGGGTACGCTTTAGGGTAAATGTTGCCGATGTAATAGATGCTGAAGCAAGTACTACCTACGCGGTTAACCGCTCAAACAATTCGGTAGAAACTGCTAACATCAACAGTAAATTTAGCACCCTTAATTTAGGGCTTAACGGCAAAAATTACTTTTTTAAAGACTGGACCTTTAGCTACGATTTTACTAAGCAAATATATTACGGTTACCAGGGCGCTACCAACCCCAACATCCTGAACACCTATATAGAGCGCAGGTTTTTGAAAAACAATGTGGGTACGTTGCGCTTTGCAGTTAACGATGTATTTAACGAAAATACCGGTTACACCACTACACAAAGCGGCAGCTATATTACCCAAACAAACGCCAACCGTTTAGGCAGGTATTTCCTGGCTACGTTTACGCTTAGGCTGCAAAAGTTTGCTGGTAAAAGGCCAACACCTGGCGGCCCGGGTGGCGGCCCCGGTATGGGTGGCCCTCCTGGTGGCGGACCGCCACCATTTTAA
- a CDS encoding sensor histidine kinase, with protein sequence MIIQKSKSTLVSILIQVLIWVVLGIVLLFYQPFLRNIEIPYQFWIKQNFVFAMLISAYYINAYILVPRFLLKKRTGLYFLTILFMTVAIVFLSGFADKFLNLRELLEAAFHKSGPPKRGGRDGGKHGYLDTFIITLTSLVLGISTSITTTQKWQKDKELHQEMEQDKISSELSFLKAQINPHFFFNTLNNIYALTLVNVETSRVALHQLSRMMRYVLYDTQNTTALLSQEVAFIKDYISLMQLRLTDRTKVNFQSPAMLREFPVAPMLFLTFVENAFKHGISDTQQSDIEVIITQEDNTVSMMVKNTIFKEKGMNIEENQGIGLNNTIRRLDLLYPGKYTLEVNESAETNQYTVNLTLQL encoded by the coding sequence ATGATCATTCAAAAATCAAAAAGCACTTTAGTAAGCATACTCATCCAGGTATTAATATGGGTAGTATTGGGCATAGTGCTATTGTTTTACCAACCCTTCCTGCGCAACATCGAGATCCCTTATCAATTTTGGATAAAGCAAAACTTTGTATTTGCCATGCTGATATCGGCATATTATATAAACGCCTATATACTGGTGCCCAGGTTTCTGCTTAAAAAAAGAACCGGCTTATACTTTTTAACTATCTTGTTTATGACGGTTGCCATTGTATTTTTATCCGGCTTTGCCGATAAGTTTTTAAACCTGCGCGAATTACTTGAAGCAGCCTTTCATAAAAGCGGCCCACCAAAACGGGGCGGCCGCGATGGTGGTAAACACGGTTACTTAGATACCTTTATCATTACGCTTACCTCGTTGGTACTGGGCATCAGCACCAGTATTACCACCACCCAAAAATGGCAAAAGGATAAAGAGCTGCACCAGGAAATGGAGCAAGACAAGATCAGCTCGGAGTTATCGTTTTTAAAGGCACAGATAAACCCGCATTTCTTTTTTAATACGCTTAACAACATTTACGCGCTTACACTGGTAAATGTAGAAACATCGCGCGTGGCACTGCACCAGCTATCGCGCATGATGCGTTATGTATTGTACGACACCCAAAACACCACCGCCCTGCTAAGCCAGGAGGTTGCCTTTATAAAAGACTATATCAGCCTGATGCAGCTTCGCCTTACCGACCGTACAAAGGTTAACTTTCAATCCCCGGCCATGCTGCGCGAGTTCCCGGTGGCGCCAATGCTGTTTTTAACCTTTGTAGAGAACGCCTTTAAACACGGCATTAGCGATACGCAGCAAAGCGATATTGAAGTGATCATTACCCAGGAGGATAACACCGTATCGATGATGGTAAAAAACACTATCTTTAAAGAAAAGGGGATGAATATTGAAGAGAACCAGGGCATCGGTTTAAATAATACCATCCGCCGGTTAGATCTGCTTTACCCTGGTAAATATACCCTGGAGGTAAACGAATCGGCCGAAACCAACCAATATACCGTTAACCTAACGCTGCAATTGTAA
- a CDS encoding response regulator transcription factor yields MTLNCIAVDDEPLALGMICAFIEQTPFLNLVGRYGSAVEALGGLQTHKVDLIFLDIQMPNLNGIELARVLDSRGASKPRIIFTTAYNQFALEGYKVDALDYLLKPFNYEEFLHAANKALAYAELVNRSANTAPAADTERIEDDYLFIKVEYQLVRIALSDILYMESLKDYVKIYLQNNEKPLLTLISLKALEEKLPAKRFMRVHRSYIVSLDKINSITRNAMQIGKINITVGDQYKDEFGKFLSRWV; encoded by the coding sequence ATGACATTAAACTGTATAGCCGTTGACGACGAGCCCCTGGCCCTGGGCATGATATGCGCCTTTATTGAGCAAACGCCTTTTTTAAACTTAGTGGGCCGCTACGGCAGCGCCGTTGAGGCTTTAGGTGGCTTACAAACCCACAAGGTCGACCTGATATTTTTAGATATACAAATGCCCAACCTAAACGGCATCGAGCTGGCACGTGTGCTGGATAGCCGCGGCGCAAGCAAGCCGCGCATTATATTCACCACCGCGTATAACCAATTTGCATTAGAGGGCTATAAGGTTGATGCTTTGGATTACCTGCTAAAACCTTTTAATTACGAAGAGTTTTTGCATGCCGCCAATAAGGCGCTGGCCTACGCCGAGTTAGTAAACCGCTCGGCCAATACCGCGCCCGCGGCAGATACCGAACGCATTGAAGATGATTACCTGTTTATTAAAGTAGAGTATCAGCTGGTGCGCATAGCCCTTAGCGATATTTTATATATGGAGAGCCTAAAGGACTACGTAAAAATATACCTGCAAAACAACGAAAAGCCCCTGCTCACCCTCATCAGCCTTAAAGCGCTGGAAGAGAAGCTGCCCGCCAAACGTTTTATGCGTGTACACCGCTCGTACATCGTATCGTTAGATAAGATAAACTCCATTACCCGCAATGCCATGCAAATAGGCAAAATTAACATCACCGTAGGCGACCAGTACAAAGATGAATTTGGTAAGTTTTTAAGCAGGTGGGTGTAG